From the Ruania alkalisoli genome, one window contains:
- the thrB gene encoding homoserine kinase, whose translation MRLVHDEVRVQVPATSANLGPGFDSFGLAHTIHDRVRVRATTGRTEVRVFGEGAGEVPDGDDHLVVRALRAGLDHVGAPQAGFSLDCENAIPHGRGLGSSAAAVIAGLVAARGLISEPEALADDVLLQLATEFEGHPDNAAPALLGGATVAWMDGRQARAARLEVDPRIELTVLIPTERLPTSRARAALPATVSHADAAFNAGRAGLLTLALTSRPDLLLPATADRLHQAQRADAMMASVALVRRLRSEGHPAVISGAGPTVLVLSALDGATVAGLGPEWSVRRPGIDTDGVLPLTAGSGIENSR comes from the coding sequence ATGCGGCTGGTTCACGACGAGGTGCGGGTGCAGGTGCCCGCCACCAGCGCCAACTTGGGGCCGGGCTTCGATTCCTTCGGCCTGGCCCACACGATCCACGACCGCGTGCGCGTGCGGGCCACGACCGGACGTACCGAGGTGCGGGTATTCGGCGAAGGTGCTGGGGAGGTGCCCGACGGCGACGATCACCTGGTCGTGCGTGCGCTGCGCGCGGGACTGGACCACGTCGGCGCCCCGCAGGCCGGCTTCTCCCTCGACTGTGAGAACGCCATCCCGCATGGCCGCGGTCTCGGTTCCAGCGCTGCTGCCGTGATCGCCGGGCTGGTCGCGGCCCGTGGGCTCATCAGTGAACCGGAGGCACTGGCTGACGACGTGCTGCTGCAGCTCGCGACCGAGTTCGAAGGCCATCCCGACAATGCCGCCCCGGCCCTCCTGGGTGGTGCGACCGTGGCGTGGATGGACGGACGTCAGGCTCGCGCCGCTCGTCTCGAGGTCGATCCGCGGATCGAGCTCACGGTGCTCATTCCCACCGAACGACTGCCGACGAGCCGGGCGCGTGCCGCGCTCCCGGCCACGGTCTCCCATGCCGATGCGGCTTTCAACGCCGGTCGTGCCGGTCTCCTCACCCTGGCGCTGACCTCGCGCCCGGACTTGCTCCTGCCCGCCACTGCGGACCGATTGCACCAGGCGCAGCGGGCCGATGCCATGATGGCCAGTGTCGCCCTGGTGCGGCGGCTGCGTTCGGAAGGGCACCCCGCGGTCATCTCGGGAGCGGGACCGACCGTGCTCGTGCTGTCCGCGCTGGACGGTGCCACCGTGGCCGGCCTCGGGCCGGAGTGGAGCGTGCGACGCCCAGGGATCGACACCGACGGCGTCCTGCCGCTCACTGCAGGTTCGGGCATCGAGAACTCCCGTTAG
- the rho gene encoding transcription termination factor Rho, producing the protein MPESTSTSATGRSGALSSLRLAELQAIASEMGLKGTGRMRKSDLVAAIREARGGSGRATSNGERSAPAAPPAATEKQDKPAKSDKPAKRDKPAKRDKPATGGVTPDSAGQADSAGQARRAEPAAAEGRTRNQDRGQRARTKPAQQDQGEQNQVQKDQQARGQHDQGQQRQGSSEESRGARDSGGSGPDQDGGPRRNRRARSTGRQPQLDLPGSGKQEDSEAARKPSLDDIRLPEGRRPEGQQEEESGGQKQGSGRDSSPQRGDSEDERSGRRRRGRDRYRDRKRRGRGPEPVEEEIEITEEDVLLPVGGILDILDNYAFVRTSGYLPGPNDVYVSLGQVKKYGLRRGDAILGAVRQPREGENNQRQKYNALVRLDQVNGVPVDEAGPRPEFSTLTPLYPQDRLRLESGGKDLTPRIVDLVAPIGKGQRGLIVAPPKAGKTIVMQQIANAITANDPEVHLMVVLVDERPEEVTDMERTVSGEVIASTFDRPASDHTIVAELAIERAKRLVELGQDVVVLLDSLTRLSRAYNLAAPASGRILSGGVDASALYPPKKFFGAARNIEHGGSLTILASALVETGSKMDEVIFEEFKGTGNMELRLSRHLADKRIFPAVDVNVSGTRREELLVSSEELAIVWKLRRLLGSLDQQQAIELVQSKMRSTSSNAEFLLTVNKTTPAHGSD; encoded by the coding sequence GTGCCAGAATCCACCTCCACGTCCGCCACCGGTCGCAGCGGGGCGCTGTCCTCATTGCGCCTTGCCGAGCTTCAGGCCATCGCATCTGAGATGGGCCTCAAGGGCACCGGCCGGATGCGCAAGAGCGACCTCGTCGCGGCGATCCGTGAGGCGCGTGGCGGCTCCGGCCGGGCCACGAGCAACGGTGAGCGCTCGGCTCCGGCCGCTCCGCCGGCGGCGACCGAGAAGCAGGACAAGCCTGCGAAGAGCGACAAGCCTGCGAAGCGCGACAAGCCTGCGAAGCGCGACAAGCCCGCCACAGGCGGTGTGACCCCTGACAGTGCTGGACAGGCTGACAGTGCTGGACAGGCTCGGCGGGCTGAGCCTGCTGCCGCCGAGGGGCGCACCCGGAACCAGGACCGTGGCCAGCGGGCCAGGACGAAGCCAGCCCAGCAGGACCAGGGCGAGCAGAACCAGGTCCAGAAGGACCAGCAGGCGCGCGGCCAGCACGATCAGGGTCAGCAGCGTCAAGGGTCATCCGAGGAGTCTCGCGGTGCACGTGACTCCGGCGGAAGCGGCCCGGACCAGGACGGTGGGCCGCGTCGCAACCGCCGTGCGCGCTCCACCGGGCGTCAGCCGCAGCTCGACCTGCCCGGCTCCGGCAAGCAAGAAGACAGCGAGGCTGCGCGCAAGCCGTCGCTGGATGACATCCGCCTCCCCGAAGGGCGCCGACCGGAGGGTCAGCAGGAAGAGGAATCCGGCGGGCAGAAGCAGGGCTCCGGCCGTGACTCGAGCCCGCAACGTGGTGACTCCGAGGACGAACGGTCCGGGCGCCGTCGGCGGGGACGCGACCGCTACCGTGACCGCAAGCGCCGTGGGCGCGGCCCGGAGCCGGTCGAGGAAGAGATCGAGATCACCGAGGAGGATGTGCTCCTCCCGGTCGGCGGGATCCTCGACATCCTCGACAACTACGCCTTCGTGCGCACGAGTGGCTATCTGCCCGGTCCGAACGACGTCTACGTCTCGCTCGGTCAGGTCAAGAAGTACGGTCTACGCCGCGGCGATGCAATCCTCGGGGCTGTCCGTCAGCCACGGGAGGGCGAGAACAACCAGCGGCAGAAGTACAACGCGCTGGTGCGCCTCGATCAGGTCAACGGCGTGCCCGTCGACGAGGCTGGTCCGCGCCCTGAGTTCTCCACGCTGACCCCGCTGTACCCGCAGGACCGGCTGCGCTTGGAGAGTGGCGGCAAGGACCTCACGCCCCGGATCGTGGACCTCGTGGCCCCGATCGGGAAGGGACAGCGCGGCCTGATCGTTGCCCCGCCCAAGGCGGGAAAGACGATCGTGATGCAGCAGATCGCCAACGCGATCACGGCCAACGATCCCGAGGTACACCTGATGGTGGTGCTCGTGGACGAACGGCCGGAAGAGGTCACGGACATGGAGCGCACGGTCTCCGGTGAGGTGATCGCCTCCACCTTCGACCGGCCGGCCTCCGACCACACCATCGTGGCGGAATTGGCGATCGAACGCGCCAAGCGACTGGTCGAGCTCGGGCAGGACGTGGTGGTGCTGCTGGACTCCCTCACCCGCCTCTCGCGCGCCTACAACCTCGCGGCACCGGCCTCGGGACGGATTCTCTCCGGCGGCGTGGACGCCTCCGCGCTGTACCCGCCGAAGAAGTTCTTCGGTGCGGCACGCAACATCGAGCACGGCGGGTCGTTGACGATCCTCGCCTCAGCCCTGGTCGAGACCGGGTCGAAGATGGACGAGGTGATCTTCGAGGAGTTCAAGGGCACCGGCAACATGGAGCTGCGCTTGTCCCGTCACCTGGCCGACAAGCGGATCTTCCCGGCGGTCGACGTCAACGTCTCCGGCACCCGCCGTGAAGAGCTGCTCGTTTCTTCTGAGGAGCTCGCCATCGTGTGGAAGCTGCGGCGTCTGCTGGGGTCGCTGGACCAGCAGCAGGCAATCGAGCTGGTGCAGTCCAAGATGCGCAGCACCTCCTCCAACGCGGAGTTCCTCCTCACCGTGAACAAGACCACCCCCGCGCACGGTTCCGATTAG
- the thrC gene encoding threonine synthase encodes MAKPWRGVIAEYADRLPIEDGDPVVTLGEGGTPLVPAPSLSAATGAQVYLKVEGANPTGSFKDRGMTMAMSKVAGTGTEVVVCASTGNTSASAAAYAVRAGLGCAVVLPHGKIAAGKIAQAIVHGATLLAVDGNFDDCLRIVRELAEAYPVALVNSVNPYRLQGQKTAAFEVVDALGEAPAIHVLPVGNAGNISAYWMGYREYAADGLASRTPQMWGVQADGAAPLVKGEPVEFPETVATAIRIGNPASWQLAVAARDDSGGRIDAVSDAQILDAQAMIASEVGVFVEPASAASVAGLLARAEAGDVPEGATVVCTVTGNGLKDTATALGERPVDPQVIGTDVADAARALGLG; translated from the coding sequence ATGGCCAAGCCGTGGCGCGGCGTGATCGCCGAGTACGCCGACCGACTCCCGATCGAGGACGGCGACCCCGTCGTGACGCTGGGAGAGGGCGGTACCCCGCTGGTGCCGGCCCCTTCGCTCTCGGCGGCGACCGGCGCGCAGGTGTATCTCAAGGTGGAGGGCGCCAACCCCACCGGCTCCTTCAAGGACCGTGGCATGACGATGGCGATGAGCAAGGTGGCCGGGACGGGTACCGAGGTGGTCGTGTGCGCCTCGACCGGGAACACCTCTGCCTCCGCTGCGGCCTACGCCGTCCGGGCCGGGCTCGGGTGCGCCGTGGTGCTGCCGCACGGGAAGATCGCTGCCGGCAAGATCGCGCAGGCGATCGTGCACGGTGCCACGCTGCTGGCCGTGGACGGCAACTTCGATGACTGCCTGCGGATCGTGCGCGAACTGGCTGAGGCCTATCCGGTGGCACTGGTGAACTCAGTGAACCCCTACCGGCTGCAGGGGCAGAAGACCGCTGCCTTCGAGGTGGTGGACGCTCTCGGGGAGGCGCCCGCCATTCACGTGCTGCCGGTGGGGAACGCCGGGAACATCTCCGCCTATTGGATGGGTTACCGCGAGTACGCCGCCGATGGACTCGCCTCCCGCACTCCGCAGATGTGGGGTGTCCAGGCCGACGGCGCAGCCCCCCTGGTCAAGGGGGAACCGGTGGAGTTTCCGGAGACCGTCGCCACCGCGATCCGGATCGGTAACCCGGCGTCCTGGCAACTCGCTGTGGCGGCACGGGACGACTCGGGCGGCCGGATCGACGCCGTCAGCGACGCGCAGATCCTTGATGCACAGGCGATGATCGCCTCCGAGGTGGGGGTCTTCGTCGAGCCGGCTTCCGCGGCCAGCGTGGCTGGGCTGCTCGCCCGTGCCGAGGCGGGGGACGTGCCTGAGGGCGCCACCGTCGTGTGCACGGTGACGGGCAACGGGCTCAAGGACACAGCCACCGCACTCGGCGAACGTCCGGTGGATCCGCAGGTGATCGGGACGGACGTCGCAGACGCGGCGCGAGCCCTCGGCCTGGGCTGA